From Panulirus ornatus isolate Po-2019 chromosome 67, ASM3632096v1, whole genome shotgun sequence, a single genomic window includes:
- the LOC139747039 gene encoding prestin-like isoform X1, producing MKQGGRTLASTVSVLGVHNGVYRRRRDENGGGDSRVATMADSDAGDIRVVRPALTVAHRSQKYRCRDTDKRGVRVRVNGRVRTWCQCSRQRVWESMATRLPILDWLPRYSPRAALLGDFIGGATVGIMHIPQGMAYALLAGLPPITGLYMAFFPVLIYVFLGTSHHVSMGTFAVACLMMEKVVGELSTVEPGGTASPPLSNATVEMPTNDSTFPDDLTTRYTSQQVAAVLALMVGIWEVSLAVVQLGELFSMFLSDMLVSGFTTGVAFHVLTSQVKYLFGVPVPRYNGPFKLIYTYWDLFQRLASVNPAVLIMSAVSIVILVFNNEVLKPRAKKYTNLPIPIELLVVVVGTAVSYLANLEGNYGVRVIGDIPTGLPTPSTPPVELLPDVAVDAFIIGVVGYTSTFSMSKIFARRQGYSVDATQELYAQGLSNMFGSFFSCGPMAASLSRSLIQEAVGAATLLTALISCVFIVLILLFVGPAFETLPNCVLASIIVVSLKALFLQLYDLVALWAVSRLDALIWLATFAVSVVVDIDYGLMVGVGVSLVVLLARSQRPPTARLGHIPHTDLYLDVAKYDMAVEVAGVRIFQFGGALNFANAAFFRSKLLKSTGLDLAALTEARVRQLQQQDNPQPTTHPPEPEPTVDEVSSGTRGNRQEPPADHAQQEPLTKETHTAYVTVPDVQWLVVEMSGVTYVDTMGARHLRQLHKDLRDAGITLCLAAVSDRVLSSLARCETLDAITRDLIFHSTHDAITVIAHTELNLPRQSCTNL from the exons GAGTACGCGTGCGGGTGAATGGACGTGTGCGGACGTGGTGCCAGTGCTCACGCCAGCGCGTCTGGGAGTCGATGGCGACACGCCTGCCGATTCTGGACTGGCTGCCCAGATACAGCCCTCGAGCCGCCCTGCTCGGGGACTTTATTGGCGGCGCCACCGTGGGCATCATGCACATCCCGCAAG GAATGGCGTATGCGCTGCTGGCCGGCCTGCCGCCAATCACAGGCCTCTACATGGCCTTCTTCCCCGTCCTCATCTACGTCTTTCTGGGCACCTCCCACCACGTCTCCATGG GGACGTTTGCCGTGGCCTGCCTCATGATGGAGAAGGTGGTGGGGGAGCTGTCCACCGTGGAGCCAGGAGGGACAGCCTCCCCACCGCTCTCCAACGCCACCGTGGAAATGCCCACCAACGACTCAACCTTCCCGGACGACCTCACCACCCGCTACACCTCGCAGCAGGTGGCGGCCGTCCTGGCCCTCATGGTCGggatatgggag GTATCACTAGCGGTGGTGCAGCTGGGGGAGCTGTTCAGCATGTTCCTCTCCGACATGCTCGTCTCCGGCTTCACCACGGGCGTCGCCTTCCACGTCCTCACCTCGCAGGTCAAGTACCTCTTCGGTGTCCCTGTGCCTCGCTACAACGGACCCTTCAAACTCATCTAC acGTACTGGGACCTGTTCCAGCGGCTGGCCTCCGTCAACCCGGCCGTGCTGATCATGTCCGCCGTCAGCATCGTCATCCTCGTCTTCAACAACGAGGTGCTCAAG CCGCGGGCGAAGAAGTACACCAACCTGCCCATCCCGATCGAGCTcctggtggtcgtggtggggaCGGCCGTGTCCTACCTGGCCAACCTGGAGGGGAACTACGGCGTCCGGGTCATCGGGGACATCCCTACTGG GCTGCCGACCCCGTCTACGCCGCCGGTGGAGCTCCTGCCCGACGTGGCCGTCGACGCCTTCATCATCGGCGTCGTGGGCTACACATCCACCTTCTCCATGTCCAAGATCTTCGCCCGGCGCCAGGGCTACTCCGTCGACGCCACGCAGGAGCTCTATGCCCAG GGTCTGAGCAACATGTTCGGGTCGTTCTTCTCCTGCGGGCCGATGGCCGCCTCCCTCTCCCGCTCGCTGATCCAGGAGGCCGTGGGcgccgccaccctcctcaccGCCCTCATCTCCTGCGTCTTCATCGTCCTCATCCTGCTCTTCGTCGGCCCGGCCTTCGAGACCCTGCCCAAC TGCGTGCTGGCCTCCATCATCGTGGTTTCGCTCAAGGCGCTCTTCCTGCAGCTGTACGACCTGGTGGCGCTGTGGGCCGTCAGCCGCCTGGACGCCCTCATCTGGCTGGCCACCTTCGCCGTCTCCGTCGTCGTGGACATCGACTACGGCTTGatggtgggcgtgggcgtgtcCCTGGTCGTGCTCCTGGCCCGTTCTCAGCGCCCGCCCACGGCCCGTCTCGGCCACATCCCCCACACGGACCTCTACCTCGATGTGGCCAAATATGACATG GCCGTGGAGGTGGCAGGAGTGCGCATCTTCCAATTCGGCGGAGCGCTGAACTTCGCCAACGCCGCCTTCTTCCGATCCAAGCTGCTTAAGTCGACGGGCCTGGACTTGGCGGCCCTCACAGAGGCCAGGGTGCGACAACTGCAGCAGCAAGACaacccacagcccaccacacatccacctgaG CCTGAGCCGACGGTCGACGAGGTCAGCAGTGGCACCAGAGGTAACAGGCAGGAGCCACCCGCCGACCACGCCCAGCAGGAGCCATTGACCAAGGAGACCCACACCGCCTACGTCACCGTCCCG GATGtgcagtggctggtggtggagatgagcgGGGTGACGTACGTGGACACCATGGGCGCCAGACACCTGCGGCAGCTGCACAAGGACCTGCGGGACGCCGGCATCACCCTCTGCCTGGCCGCAGTCTCAG ATCGAGTGTTGTCGAGCTTGGCTCGGTGTGAGACACTGGACGCCATTACGAGGGACCTGATCTTCCACTCCACGCACGACGCCATCACGGTCATCGCCCACACCGAACTCAATCTCCCAAGACAATCCTGCACTAACTTGTAG
- the LOC139747039 gene encoding prestin-like isoform X4, with product MADSDAGDIRVVRPALTVAHRSQKYRCRDTDKRGVRVRVNGRVRTWCQCSRQRVWESMATRLPILDWLPRYSPRAALLGDFIGGATVGIMHIPQGMAYALLAGLPPITGLYMAFFPVLIYVFLGTSHHVSMGTFAVACLMMEKVVGELSTVEPGGTASPPLSNATVEMPTNDSTFPDDLTTRYTSQQVAAVLALMVGIWEVSLAVVQLGELFSMFLSDMLVSGFTTGVAFHVLTSQVKYLFGVPVPRYNGPFKLIYTYWDLFQRLASVNPAVLIMSAVSIVILVFNNEVLKPRAKKYTNLPIPIELLVVVVGTAVSYLANLEGNYGVRVIGDIPTGLPTPSTPPVELLPDVAVDAFIIGVVGYTSTFSMSKIFARRQGYSVDATQELYAQGLSNMFGSFFSCGPMAASLSRSLIQEAVGAATLLTALISCVFIVLILLFVGPAFETLPNCVLASIIVVSLKALFLQLYDLVALWAVSRLDALIWLATFAVSVVVDIDYGLMVGVGVSLVVLLARSQRPPTARLGHIPHTDLYLDVAKYDMAVEVAGVRIFQFGGALNFANAAFFRSKLLKSTGLDLAALTEARVRQLQQQDNPQPTTHPPEPEPTVDEVSSGTRGNRQEPPADHAQQEPLTKETHTAYVTVPDVQWLVVEMSGVTYVDTMGARHLRQLHKDLRDAGITLCLAAVSDRVLSSLARCETLDAITRDLIFHSTHDAITVIAHTELNLPRQSCTNL from the exons GAGTACGCGTGCGGGTGAATGGACGTGTGCGGACGTGGTGCCAGTGCTCACGCCAGCGCGTCTGGGAGTCGATGGCGACACGCCTGCCGATTCTGGACTGGCTGCCCAGATACAGCCCTCGAGCCGCCCTGCTCGGGGACTTTATTGGCGGCGCCACCGTGGGCATCATGCACATCCCGCAAG GAATGGCGTATGCGCTGCTGGCCGGCCTGCCGCCAATCACAGGCCTCTACATGGCCTTCTTCCCCGTCCTCATCTACGTCTTTCTGGGCACCTCCCACCACGTCTCCATGG GGACGTTTGCCGTGGCCTGCCTCATGATGGAGAAGGTGGTGGGGGAGCTGTCCACCGTGGAGCCAGGAGGGACAGCCTCCCCACCGCTCTCCAACGCCACCGTGGAAATGCCCACCAACGACTCAACCTTCCCGGACGACCTCACCACCCGCTACACCTCGCAGCAGGTGGCGGCCGTCCTGGCCCTCATGGTCGggatatgggag GTATCACTAGCGGTGGTGCAGCTGGGGGAGCTGTTCAGCATGTTCCTCTCCGACATGCTCGTCTCCGGCTTCACCACGGGCGTCGCCTTCCACGTCCTCACCTCGCAGGTCAAGTACCTCTTCGGTGTCCCTGTGCCTCGCTACAACGGACCCTTCAAACTCATCTAC acGTACTGGGACCTGTTCCAGCGGCTGGCCTCCGTCAACCCGGCCGTGCTGATCATGTCCGCCGTCAGCATCGTCATCCTCGTCTTCAACAACGAGGTGCTCAAG CCGCGGGCGAAGAAGTACACCAACCTGCCCATCCCGATCGAGCTcctggtggtcgtggtggggaCGGCCGTGTCCTACCTGGCCAACCTGGAGGGGAACTACGGCGTCCGGGTCATCGGGGACATCCCTACTGG GCTGCCGACCCCGTCTACGCCGCCGGTGGAGCTCCTGCCCGACGTGGCCGTCGACGCCTTCATCATCGGCGTCGTGGGCTACACATCCACCTTCTCCATGTCCAAGATCTTCGCCCGGCGCCAGGGCTACTCCGTCGACGCCACGCAGGAGCTCTATGCCCAG GGTCTGAGCAACATGTTCGGGTCGTTCTTCTCCTGCGGGCCGATGGCCGCCTCCCTCTCCCGCTCGCTGATCCAGGAGGCCGTGGGcgccgccaccctcctcaccGCCCTCATCTCCTGCGTCTTCATCGTCCTCATCCTGCTCTTCGTCGGCCCGGCCTTCGAGACCCTGCCCAAC TGCGTGCTGGCCTCCATCATCGTGGTTTCGCTCAAGGCGCTCTTCCTGCAGCTGTACGACCTGGTGGCGCTGTGGGCCGTCAGCCGCCTGGACGCCCTCATCTGGCTGGCCACCTTCGCCGTCTCCGTCGTCGTGGACATCGACTACGGCTTGatggtgggcgtgggcgtgtcCCTGGTCGTGCTCCTGGCCCGTTCTCAGCGCCCGCCCACGGCCCGTCTCGGCCACATCCCCCACACGGACCTCTACCTCGATGTGGCCAAATATGACATG GCCGTGGAGGTGGCAGGAGTGCGCATCTTCCAATTCGGCGGAGCGCTGAACTTCGCCAACGCCGCCTTCTTCCGATCCAAGCTGCTTAAGTCGACGGGCCTGGACTTGGCGGCCCTCACAGAGGCCAGGGTGCGACAACTGCAGCAGCAAGACaacccacagcccaccacacatccacctgaG CCTGAGCCGACGGTCGACGAGGTCAGCAGTGGCACCAGAGGTAACAGGCAGGAGCCACCCGCCGACCACGCCCAGCAGGAGCCATTGACCAAGGAGACCCACACCGCCTACGTCACCGTCCCG GATGtgcagtggctggtggtggagatgagcgGGGTGACGTACGTGGACACCATGGGCGCCAGACACCTGCGGCAGCTGCACAAGGACCTGCGGGACGCCGGCATCACCCTCTGCCTGGCCGCAGTCTCAG ATCGAGTGTTGTCGAGCTTGGCTCGGTGTGAGACACTGGACGCCATTACGAGGGACCTGATCTTCCACTCCACGCACGACGCCATCACGGTCATCGCCCACACCGAACTCAATCTCCCAAGACAATCCTGCACTAACTTGTAG
- the LOC139747039 gene encoding prestin-like isoform X3, whose translation MKQGGRTLASTVSVLGVHNGVYRRRRDENGGGDSRVATMADSDAGDIRVVRPALTVAHRSQKYRCRDTDKRGVRVRVNGRVRTWCQCSRQRVWESMATRLPILDWLPRYSPRAALLGDFIGGATVGIMHIPQGMAYALLAGLPPITGLYMAFFPVLIYVFLGTSHHVSMGTFAVACLMMEKVVGELSTVEPGGTASPPLSNATVEMPTNDSTFPDDLTTRYTSQQVAAVLALMVGIWEVSLAVVQLGELFSMFLSDMLVSGFTTGVAFHVLTSQVKYLFGVPVPRYNGPFKLIYTYWDLFQRLASVNPAVLIMSAVSIVILVFNNEVLKPRAKKYTNLPIPIELLVVVVGTAVSYLANLEGNYGVRVIGDIPTGLPTPSTPPVELLPDVAVDAFIIGVVGYTSTFSMSKIFARRQGYSVDATQELYAQGLSNMFGSFFSCGPMAASLSRSLIQEAVGAATLLTALISCVFIVLILLFVGPAFETLPNLYDLVALWAVSRLDALIWLATFAVSVVVDIDYGLMVGVGVSLVVLLARSQRPPTARLGHIPHTDLYLDVAKYDMAVEVAGVRIFQFGGALNFANAAFFRSKLLKSTGLDLAALTEARVRQLQQQDNPQPTTHPPEPEPTVDEVSSGTRGNRQEPPADHAQQEPLTKETHTAYVTVPDVQWLVVEMSGVTYVDTMGARHLRQLHKDLRDAGITLCLAAVSDRVLSSLARCETLDAITRDLIFHSTHDAITVIAHTELNLPRQSCTNL comes from the exons GAGTACGCGTGCGGGTGAATGGACGTGTGCGGACGTGGTGCCAGTGCTCACGCCAGCGCGTCTGGGAGTCGATGGCGACACGCCTGCCGATTCTGGACTGGCTGCCCAGATACAGCCCTCGAGCCGCCCTGCTCGGGGACTTTATTGGCGGCGCCACCGTGGGCATCATGCACATCCCGCAAG GAATGGCGTATGCGCTGCTGGCCGGCCTGCCGCCAATCACAGGCCTCTACATGGCCTTCTTCCCCGTCCTCATCTACGTCTTTCTGGGCACCTCCCACCACGTCTCCATGG GGACGTTTGCCGTGGCCTGCCTCATGATGGAGAAGGTGGTGGGGGAGCTGTCCACCGTGGAGCCAGGAGGGACAGCCTCCCCACCGCTCTCCAACGCCACCGTGGAAATGCCCACCAACGACTCAACCTTCCCGGACGACCTCACCACCCGCTACACCTCGCAGCAGGTGGCGGCCGTCCTGGCCCTCATGGTCGggatatgggag GTATCACTAGCGGTGGTGCAGCTGGGGGAGCTGTTCAGCATGTTCCTCTCCGACATGCTCGTCTCCGGCTTCACCACGGGCGTCGCCTTCCACGTCCTCACCTCGCAGGTCAAGTACCTCTTCGGTGTCCCTGTGCCTCGCTACAACGGACCCTTCAAACTCATCTAC acGTACTGGGACCTGTTCCAGCGGCTGGCCTCCGTCAACCCGGCCGTGCTGATCATGTCCGCCGTCAGCATCGTCATCCTCGTCTTCAACAACGAGGTGCTCAAG CCGCGGGCGAAGAAGTACACCAACCTGCCCATCCCGATCGAGCTcctggtggtcgtggtggggaCGGCCGTGTCCTACCTGGCCAACCTGGAGGGGAACTACGGCGTCCGGGTCATCGGGGACATCCCTACTGG GCTGCCGACCCCGTCTACGCCGCCGGTGGAGCTCCTGCCCGACGTGGCCGTCGACGCCTTCATCATCGGCGTCGTGGGCTACACATCCACCTTCTCCATGTCCAAGATCTTCGCCCGGCGCCAGGGCTACTCCGTCGACGCCACGCAGGAGCTCTATGCCCAG GGTCTGAGCAACATGTTCGGGTCGTTCTTCTCCTGCGGGCCGATGGCCGCCTCCCTCTCCCGCTCGCTGATCCAGGAGGCCGTGGGcgccgccaccctcctcaccGCCCTCATCTCCTGCGTCTTCATCGTCCTCATCCTGCTCTTCGTCGGCCCGGCCTTCGAGACCCTGCCCAAC CTGTACGACCTGGTGGCGCTGTGGGCCGTCAGCCGCCTGGACGCCCTCATCTGGCTGGCCACCTTCGCCGTCTCCGTCGTCGTGGACATCGACTACGGCTTGatggtgggcgtgggcgtgtcCCTGGTCGTGCTCCTGGCCCGTTCTCAGCGCCCGCCCACGGCCCGTCTCGGCCACATCCCCCACACGGACCTCTACCTCGATGTGGCCAAATATGACATG GCCGTGGAGGTGGCAGGAGTGCGCATCTTCCAATTCGGCGGAGCGCTGAACTTCGCCAACGCCGCCTTCTTCCGATCCAAGCTGCTTAAGTCGACGGGCCTGGACTTGGCGGCCCTCACAGAGGCCAGGGTGCGACAACTGCAGCAGCAAGACaacccacagcccaccacacatccacctgaG CCTGAGCCGACGGTCGACGAGGTCAGCAGTGGCACCAGAGGTAACAGGCAGGAGCCACCCGCCGACCACGCCCAGCAGGAGCCATTGACCAAGGAGACCCACACCGCCTACGTCACCGTCCCG GATGtgcagtggctggtggtggagatgagcgGGGTGACGTACGTGGACACCATGGGCGCCAGACACCTGCGGCAGCTGCACAAGGACCTGCGGGACGCCGGCATCACCCTCTGCCTGGCCGCAGTCTCAG ATCGAGTGTTGTCGAGCTTGGCTCGGTGTGAGACACTGGACGCCATTACGAGGGACCTGATCTTCCACTCCACGCACGACGCCATCACGGTCATCGCCCACACCGAACTCAATCTCCCAAGACAATCCTGCACTAACTTGTAG
- the LOC139747039 gene encoding prestin-like isoform X2: MAWARHYEHSTDLHRLELQKQRDENGGGDSRVATMADSDAGDIRVVRPALTVAHRSQKYRCRDTDKRGVRVRVNGRVRTWCQCSRQRVWESMATRLPILDWLPRYSPRAALLGDFIGGATVGIMHIPQGMAYALLAGLPPITGLYMAFFPVLIYVFLGTSHHVSMGTFAVACLMMEKVVGELSTVEPGGTASPPLSNATVEMPTNDSTFPDDLTTRYTSQQVAAVLALMVGIWEVSLAVVQLGELFSMFLSDMLVSGFTTGVAFHVLTSQVKYLFGVPVPRYNGPFKLIYTYWDLFQRLASVNPAVLIMSAVSIVILVFNNEVLKPRAKKYTNLPIPIELLVVVVGTAVSYLANLEGNYGVRVIGDIPTGLPTPSTPPVELLPDVAVDAFIIGVVGYTSTFSMSKIFARRQGYSVDATQELYAQGLSNMFGSFFSCGPMAASLSRSLIQEAVGAATLLTALISCVFIVLILLFVGPAFETLPNCVLASIIVVSLKALFLQLYDLVALWAVSRLDALIWLATFAVSVVVDIDYGLMVGVGVSLVVLLARSQRPPTARLGHIPHTDLYLDVAKYDMAVEVAGVRIFQFGGALNFANAAFFRSKLLKSTGLDLAALTEARVRQLQQQDNPQPTTHPPEPEPTVDEVSSGTRGNRQEPPADHAQQEPLTKETHTAYVTVPDVQWLVVEMSGVTYVDTMGARHLRQLHKDLRDAGITLCLAAVSDRVLSSLARCETLDAITRDLIFHSTHDAITVIAHTELNLPRQSCTNL; the protein is encoded by the exons GAGTACGCGTGCGGGTGAATGGACGTGTGCGGACGTGGTGCCAGTGCTCACGCCAGCGCGTCTGGGAGTCGATGGCGACACGCCTGCCGATTCTGGACTGGCTGCCCAGATACAGCCCTCGAGCCGCCCTGCTCGGGGACTTTATTGGCGGCGCCACCGTGGGCATCATGCACATCCCGCAAG GAATGGCGTATGCGCTGCTGGCCGGCCTGCCGCCAATCACAGGCCTCTACATGGCCTTCTTCCCCGTCCTCATCTACGTCTTTCTGGGCACCTCCCACCACGTCTCCATGG GGACGTTTGCCGTGGCCTGCCTCATGATGGAGAAGGTGGTGGGGGAGCTGTCCACCGTGGAGCCAGGAGGGACAGCCTCCCCACCGCTCTCCAACGCCACCGTGGAAATGCCCACCAACGACTCAACCTTCCCGGACGACCTCACCACCCGCTACACCTCGCAGCAGGTGGCGGCCGTCCTGGCCCTCATGGTCGggatatgggag GTATCACTAGCGGTGGTGCAGCTGGGGGAGCTGTTCAGCATGTTCCTCTCCGACATGCTCGTCTCCGGCTTCACCACGGGCGTCGCCTTCCACGTCCTCACCTCGCAGGTCAAGTACCTCTTCGGTGTCCCTGTGCCTCGCTACAACGGACCCTTCAAACTCATCTAC acGTACTGGGACCTGTTCCAGCGGCTGGCCTCCGTCAACCCGGCCGTGCTGATCATGTCCGCCGTCAGCATCGTCATCCTCGTCTTCAACAACGAGGTGCTCAAG CCGCGGGCGAAGAAGTACACCAACCTGCCCATCCCGATCGAGCTcctggtggtcgtggtggggaCGGCCGTGTCCTACCTGGCCAACCTGGAGGGGAACTACGGCGTCCGGGTCATCGGGGACATCCCTACTGG GCTGCCGACCCCGTCTACGCCGCCGGTGGAGCTCCTGCCCGACGTGGCCGTCGACGCCTTCATCATCGGCGTCGTGGGCTACACATCCACCTTCTCCATGTCCAAGATCTTCGCCCGGCGCCAGGGCTACTCCGTCGACGCCACGCAGGAGCTCTATGCCCAG GGTCTGAGCAACATGTTCGGGTCGTTCTTCTCCTGCGGGCCGATGGCCGCCTCCCTCTCCCGCTCGCTGATCCAGGAGGCCGTGGGcgccgccaccctcctcaccGCCCTCATCTCCTGCGTCTTCATCGTCCTCATCCTGCTCTTCGTCGGCCCGGCCTTCGAGACCCTGCCCAAC TGCGTGCTGGCCTCCATCATCGTGGTTTCGCTCAAGGCGCTCTTCCTGCAGCTGTACGACCTGGTGGCGCTGTGGGCCGTCAGCCGCCTGGACGCCCTCATCTGGCTGGCCACCTTCGCCGTCTCCGTCGTCGTGGACATCGACTACGGCTTGatggtgggcgtgggcgtgtcCCTGGTCGTGCTCCTGGCCCGTTCTCAGCGCCCGCCCACGGCCCGTCTCGGCCACATCCCCCACACGGACCTCTACCTCGATGTGGCCAAATATGACATG GCCGTGGAGGTGGCAGGAGTGCGCATCTTCCAATTCGGCGGAGCGCTGAACTTCGCCAACGCCGCCTTCTTCCGATCCAAGCTGCTTAAGTCGACGGGCCTGGACTTGGCGGCCCTCACAGAGGCCAGGGTGCGACAACTGCAGCAGCAAGACaacccacagcccaccacacatccacctgaG CCTGAGCCGACGGTCGACGAGGTCAGCAGTGGCACCAGAGGTAACAGGCAGGAGCCACCCGCCGACCACGCCCAGCAGGAGCCATTGACCAAGGAGACCCACACCGCCTACGTCACCGTCCCG GATGtgcagtggctggtggtggagatgagcgGGGTGACGTACGTGGACACCATGGGCGCCAGACACCTGCGGCAGCTGCACAAGGACCTGCGGGACGCCGGCATCACCCTCTGCCTGGCCGCAGTCTCAG ATCGAGTGTTGTCGAGCTTGGCTCGGTGTGAGACACTGGACGCCATTACGAGGGACCTGATCTTCCACTCCACGCACGACGCCATCACGGTCATCGCCCACACCGAACTCAATCTCCCAAGACAATCCTGCACTAACTTGTAG